Within Myxocyprinus asiaticus isolate MX2 ecotype Aquarium Trade chromosome 18, UBuf_Myxa_2, whole genome shotgun sequence, the genomic segment actgagtgaatctttaatatgcattttacaactaaaaacaccttgttttacaactcgcttttggcgccactctgtggaattttcacccggaaactggagctcacatgtgcccatatgttcatTGTAGACAATCACTCAAAAGAAATTTATGGCTTTCTCCCAAGCTACTGTTTTTTGAGCAGACTAAAACAGAATCTCTTGCAGTACTTCCCTGTAGTTTGCACCATACATTATTGCCTCTGTTTTAACAACAGGCCCTGCTAATGAGAACTTCACCATACTTTATGGTCCACCTCGGTTAGCATAgagtgtgttaaaggaatattccagattcgatccaagttaagctcaatcgacagcatttgtggcataatattgaatacctaaaaaaatatatattttgacgtccctccttttctttaaaaaaagcaaaaatcagggttatAGTGAGGCGCTGAATGGggatgggggccaatttttgaacattaaaatactctctgtttcaaaagtatagccacaatgcataaacaatatgcatgttaagataattttaaaatcgcttactaaccttttctgtgtaaaattatagccaatttaacaacttcgttgccatgacgatgtaacgtcaacaactttaaaaatgacaatttatacaactttacagcttaaataatacatgagctttaccagaagaattaatgtgtgcttttataaaattataaacttcacatttctgcctttaaaccctctaaaaattggccccattcacttccattgtaagtgtctcactgtaacctcgatttttgcttttttttttttttttttttttaaaggagggacgagtcaaaattattttttgtggtattcaatattatgttacaaatgctgtcgattgagcttaacttgcattgaacctgtaatattcctttaaggtgtggGTGTTACATATGTGCCATGCATCTTTCTTTGTATGTTGGCTAAAAATCTCCAACTTTGTCTCATCTGATCACAAAAATAACATTGGTTTGGGATACTATTAAAATGCTCATAATTCGTGCATCCTAATCATTTAATCAGTGGTGTCCATAACACCATTCAAACATTAAGACATAGTTTTGTAGTCTTTTCCTAATTTAAGAATTTGTTTTATCTCAAACTTTGGAATGCTCTATAGTCTTTCTCAGATTCACAAGCTGGAAGATTATCTCTCAACATTTAATGTTATACAGAAATTTAGTCTGAAATGGTATCTCTGAATATGTTTGCAAGGCAAAGTAAATAATTACTCTGGCCTAAAAATTCTAAttgcatgtgttatttgagcaTTGTTTTGCCCATTACAGCatacatcaaaagaaaaataatatattactatTCAATAATATATTATTGAATAGTATTCAATagtttgaatactattatgatgctagtgatactttgtaatatggcacttttcataccactgtctcctaagatgattcgcttatgttttcctcttttgtaagtcgctttggataaaagcgtaaatgtaaaaactttgaaaagtctattatttttgcattgactAGTCAGTTGAGTAAAGAGCATTATAGTTATGTAATCTTAAAGAGGAAAAGGCTTATGTGAAACCATGATGTTAGATAGCAGTTACAGGGTGGTGATGGTACAGAGCAGCAGGACACCGAACAGTTGGGTTTGACTTCCTTATCCTGTAAAGCCTGTGTGGCGAGTCTCCCATGCCCTAGTCAATCAAATGTCACTCTCACACACTGAGTCACACATCTATATAAGCTTTCTCATGCTGATATAGATGAACTAATACttttacactcacacacaaacacacaaaacatctCGTGTAAGTCATAGGCACACGTATAATAATACACACACTCAATGTAAAATACACACACCCTGAAAAACCTGTCATGATTATGGCAAATGTACAATGTACATCTGTAGCCAATTTATTCTTGACTGAAGCAGAGGTCATGTTGCACTTGTCTTAGCAGTGGAAATATAAAGCAAAGCAAAactgttttgttgttatttcagtaaatattattttccacaaaTAGTCAATATTATTTAGAATAAAAAGTACCgcaatatataaattaattatgtGCATATTCTCTTAAAATATATAATCTCAAGGTAAAAAAATTAATCTCCACTAATCAGAATGCAAacatatgaaatacattttctctAAATACACAAGACAATAGGCATTGTCTGTATTGTCAGAACTGTTTCACACATATtacatctgaaaaaataaaacatctacactgcaaaaataattttctaactcagtattttgtcttgctttccaataaaatgactaaatattcttaaaacaatacacaaaaatgaagtcttgttttaaaagaaataaaatatttaaaataaatatgtaaaataaaattggGTTTCCcgctaaattttatttattttattttgtattttaattttaattttatcccattgacagttttcttttttaagcataaattgtACTAATGTTTAGTTtagatagttcacctcaaaatgaaaattcagtcattgtttactcactcttattgttttaccccatatgactttcttgctttttcttaacacaaagggagaaattgtgaaatttttttttgctcagtgatgccatacaatggcagtttatgatgACTACCTCTTCAATCTTCAAAAGGACAcagaagtataattcagaagtctaataaattattccatgagactcatgattgttatgaaagcatacgatgaggtttggtgcaaaacaaaccgaaatctaatgtatgatTAAGTAAAAGAATGTTCACTGACTGTTATTCTCATGTGCGCGTTCATGAGTCTGCACACCagctttagagctctttgcacaagagcaacagtagttacgcaGCACGTGCAAGATGGGGCGTTCTAAAGAAAATTCATTTTGTTtcacttcaacaggaccaccagcaatattaacaacagaaaaaacaacatagcttcacacaaaccagagaacagaacttacaaacatgtctgaagagtccTCCATTAAACAGAGATGGGGCTGAAGATAGCTACAGTTACACCGTGTCCTACTCATTCACCAAACGAAACGCAATAAAagttatcttttctatgttaatcagagatttttgtcctaagcagctgcAACGAGCAACAGGACATTTTGTCAATCACTTGGTTTCTGTATTTGGCGTCgctatgaactggcactggtccaaaatGCGATGCATGGTGCTAGGCAATTGTCTGTGTTCCACGACTGCTTTCAGGTCCTTGAATAAGATATAATATGCAAGTAAGGGCAGCTGGTGAGCAATTGTTGAGCAGGTTCTCAAAAACCTATtttatgttttctgttgttaatatcgctggtggtcctgttgaagcaaaACGAAaggagttttcgcttgaacgcccccaTGTTGCGCGTGCTGCGAAACTACTGTTGCTCtgcaaagagctctaaagctTGCATGCAGACTCATGAATGCGCACGAATAACGGTCAGTGAATATTTATTTACTAAatcatacattagatttcagtttgtttctcaccaaaccttatcgtatgctttcataaccatcatgagtctcatggaataatttattagacatcTGAATTATAcgtttgtgtccttttgaagcttgaagaggtggtcaccataaattggcattgtatgacatcactgagaattttttttttttttcaatttctccatttgtgttaagaaaaagaaagaaagtcatatagggttataacaacacaggggtgagaaaacaattactgaattttcatttttgggtgaactaatcctttaataccttatgacattttgttttaggcagtttatatatttttaccagaaaacaagacaaaaatactgattaagacaatgattatttgtattgtataaacTCTCTGTGCCACTTAGACACAGATGTATTTGAGTTTGTCTCAGGAATATAAAGTGCGTAACTGTAAGGTTTGAAGATTCAAAAAGTGCCCGTAGAAGGTTGTTGAGGGAGTTGTGGATCATGGGAGGTGTTGTCAGTAACGCTGTTGAGTTCGGGTGCGATTGTCAGCAGAGAAGTCTCGCCTACGCATGGCGACTCCCACACTCTCACCTGTCTGGTTctgcagggaggagaataaagAGAGAAGGGACAGATATGTGAACAGGTCACATTAGGTCAGGGGAACAGATCGCTTCCTCTCATCACACTCACAAATGCAGGAGCCAAAGCGAGGATTGCCTTCACTGGTGTGTTGCTACCATCTGTATCTTGCACATCTGTTAAATCAACAGGAAGTGATCAGGAGTGATGAAGCTGTTGCACATGTCAACAAACACAGGTGTTGCTATtttgaaaacattaaaataaaaaaacactcacTTAAACAGAGAAAAATTAAGAGCAACTCTGCTCatgttaaataattatttaagcaCGGATACAAATAATTTAGTTGTGATTAATCAGTTTGATAATTGGGTGAAACGTAAGACAAAATTTGTGGTAAACATATTAGCTTTGACTGTGCTGATtaaatttacatattttaagATTAAATTGACACTGCAGGCATTGATTAGGTCTATCCAGTGACTGCAGGATCTCCTGCTCCTCCAGTGAGAGAGTACTGACGCAGAGAGACGGTGTTCTCTGGCTCTGTGGGACTGTGCTGGTCTGGTCTGACAGAGACCAGTCCACTGCCTTATGACCACCATCTGTCACCTCTGGGCCAGGAACACAGGACGAAGGCAAGAAAGAAGAATGTAAATATTTCAAGTGGTACAAATCACAACTTTAACACATAAGTGTTGTAAACAATCATGCATATTACAAATGTTTGAATGTCAAGAATGATTTGCTAAAAGTAACTTTTGCCACACTTGCCAATGGGCAGGTGAATTGAGAAAATATACCGACCGTAAATATTTCGTActggccatgaaactgtattttgcgtAATGTTTTCTTTAATTTGTCCCTAAAATtgaattatttagctgtttttcctTGCATACTGGTGAAAAACAGTGCAAGTTATTCTGTTATTCTGCAGCATCATATACGAGATTAACCATTTTCCGTCTGGCACCTGTCACAAAAACGTGAAGAAACAGTGCATTGTAATgcaagtagggctgaaacgattagttgacgttatcgacaataaaaaattgtctacaaatattttccaaacagcttcaggtgatgtagatcgcaaagtatgaggtaataataccaaaataaaaaataagtccgGAGTGGtttgcggagatggggagggtggcagctttcgaggaggtgttaagtagaaggctggggttttgggatttgtttgatagaaaatggggcaattatttcgcatttttgggggactctcggggaggggttGTGGAGAGAGAAGGTTCGTTTTAATTAtctatgattattatatttttttcaggggtgttcattgggggtcagtgtggggttggtgattggggaggggtaatggtgggggttaaatgtaaatgttgattcaatgtatatatgttgtgtttttctttgttatatatcttgaatcaataaaaaattttaattacaaaaaatacaaaataagtaaatacaaaagcactttcattgtggaataagtggaactggagctctttaaaggaaacaccccggcattacatctttaatgcagttatatttaatgcattatagctttattaaagttcaaataataaggaagcagatcatgtaaataactacaaactccgtaactggcatttctctgtgcggtcagcacctcttctatgagttgtgcgaatgtcccgatctaagcgggagagattgaaactgcacccggatgaggcacactctgtcgcaggGACGCTTGTCCCTCGGGCgcgcgcgcttgctgcagctagattataacgtgatggctcgcgacttattgaatcataatatatgcgtcACTGTGTGTTTATTATCGTTAAGAATATTGGTGCATatattattaataagagagagtttgtttttttgtgagttaaagatggattgaagtgaacagaatggTGAGAGatggtagtcttcgccccattatacactgcaacaaaatatgtttttgatttgtttttgttttggcttgcttTCCAATAtacatatctaaaactcctttaaaacaacatacattaacTTTagaagctatactgcagaattattttttttattttatctgagaatgttgaatataatattaaaaatacaaatatttaaaaatacctaacattccttttaaaaaagatgcattcacctgagaagcagcatataagatatttagacttgcttttagaggatagatcttgaatataatatattttgtctttactgcactcgcagaagtataaccaagtgaaaaaatacatttatttttaagatacattctcttaaagcaagtctaaatatcttatacgttgcttctcaagtaaatgtatcttgttttaagaatttttagacaattttaaatggaaaacaagataaaaacacttgataacaataggattttttgcagtacatttgttttactgaattaaacttaataaaaagtattttttcctttcattcagtgaatcatttagaggtacttttaaaagatgattttgtcctctttattgttagcaagcatgtttaatacaaccttttatgtcagggcacaagctgaatagtcggttaagagctaatgattaatcatttcaataatcgccaaatagttGAACAATCGTTctaaataattgttagattagtcgattaacAAAATAATTGTTAACTGCAACCCTAAATGCAAGCAATATTCCACATATGTGTTGTCCCAAGCAGTTCTGGAGAAAATAACTTATCATGGTAAATTTTCCACTGAGATAAAAATGGTTACAAAATATGTGTCACAACAGATGTTTTCTTTGATATATGGTTTGTATGTCTTTTTTATTTACCATCTAAAGTCAATTTTTACTCACATATAGTGCTTTATGTGTGTTCATCTTGGACTCTGTCTATAAGTATAGGCTTTAAAAGTACTGCACCATGTGAGCATTGTTAAATTGATATTTGATTTTTTGTATTACAAatgagatttaaagggatagttaacccaaaaatgaaaattctgtcatcagttacaaACCCTCTTAATGTTCCAAAACCTTATGACTTTTCGttcttccatgaaacaaaaaagatattaggcagaatgacagcctccgtgaccattcactttcatttttttttaattttttttttttacatacaatgaaagtgaatggtgacttaggtataattcttattttgtgttccacagaagaaagtcatatggttttgaaacaacatgaggttgagtaaataatgacagaattttcatttttgggagaactagcCCTTAAAGAAAATTTTGAAACATTGAAAACTGAGCAAGCCCACATatccaaataataatataaattaccTTCAGTGTCTGCTGCATGACCATTTTTATTTGGGTGTGGCGTTTTTGGCACAGTGACCTGTTAAACCAAATGCAACCAATCAAAGATGATCTATGAATATAAACACTTAATCCGAGAATGTAAATTAGTCAAAAACATACATAAAAGCTCCATAAGTATATTTTCAACATTGCATTTATCCTTCAAACAACAAACTCGACACTGCAAATAAACCAATGCAAAATGAACTAGTTGTAAGTCACATTTCACATAGCAGTAATAGCATTTTTTCTTTGCTTCCTAGGACAATAACatgaacatttttgtgtgtgagtgtacctGATAAGGAAAAGAGGGCTTTCTCTGTGCTGTTCCTGCAGTTTGGTTTCTGCTGCCTTCCACTGAAACTCTGTTCTTCACCATGTTACTTTCCATAGTCTGTCTCCTCACTGGATTTCTCACTAATTTACAGAGGACACTCATTTTAAAAAGCACATTCAAACCAGACCAAGCACATTTCAGTGATTAGCAGATCACTTTACCTCAGAGTCTGGGTCAACAATTACCATTGAAAGAAAGCAATGTTCTGAAAAATAGTGTCCTTCATTCATGGGCTCAGATCACAAGAGGCAAACTTAAACTCTGTATATCCATGCAGCTGTAATGTCTAAACAGCTCTAGTGAAGCAAATAAGATGTCTTTAATTGTGTCACTTATATTGTGCCACCAGGGACACATTTCCTGGCTTTTGGACTTTGAGGagataaatgctttaaaaggatCCTTTTGATGGCATTAATAACCAAACCTTTGGCCTCTTACCATTAGATGAGGACAAGCAAAAGCCACCCATTCTTGAGACTCCTTTGACACCACTGATCAAGCTATCACCATTGATGGTAACATGGGACAGACTGGCACAGGCTTGAGGCAAAACAGACAATGGGCCATTGTTAGTCAGGAAACTTTGAGGGTCACCTAAGTCCATTCAGAGTGACAGTGATAGaaagacacacaaaaagaaagaagAGTAAGGAATtgttcccccccccccaacatcatttacttacctttttGCCATGCCTgatctgtatgaatttctttcttctctgtaggtccgtacaatccaagtgaatggtgaccaaaactttgaagatccaaaaagcatataaaggcagcataaaagtaatcaatatgactccagtggtttaatccatgtcttctgaagcgatccaatccaTTTTGgccgagaacagaccaaaatgttactaaattttcactataaatcttgacatctgcatcgtctcattggcgatcatgatttcaggctcaattacacttcttagtgGCATCTGGCGCTCTGTGCATGcaccaagcactaggaagtgtaatcaagcttgaaatcattatcatttaaaaataagttacattttggtttgttctcactcaaaatctattggattgcttcagaagatatggattaaaccactgaagtcatatggattaattttatcctgctttttttgctttttggagcttcaaagttttggtcaccattcacttgcattgtatggaggtacagagctgagatattcttattaaaatctttgtttgtgtatacatctggaatggcataagggacagtatatgatgagagaatttcatttttgggtgaactaagacAGTTCAAGGGAAAGGTCCCAAAGTATGAAACTTTCTTTTCCTGTTCTGAAGGTCTCTTCCTCCATAGGATATCCAGAGGTTTTCTtatgttataaaaaataattgatcCTTGAGGAACAACACTCATCATTAAATGGATCAATTTCAACAAAGTAGTAATCCCAAGTGGTGTAGTGCTATGCAaagagccaaaacaaaaacagatccaACACTAAAAAGGAGCTTTTCCCAAAGACTAGAAAAATATCCCCTAAGAATCTCAAACAAAGCTGCTGAACTTGCCGACACACAAAGAGAGCTCAGTTCCTTCAATAGACTCACGTTTGACTATGACAAAGTGCTATAAAATTCCTGTTGGTTTTGagagacccaccccaacaacgttactcaaccaatggtgcgagttggggggtgggactatctgactgtttgaacaaaaGTAGATGAAGTGCatgttcagaaagctgttttgaaaacattgtttatttttgcagttccattcagTGGTGCTAGTGTCAcaggaattacatacttcagctttaaggtttaaggttctacttgatctaaccctttcaaataacttttgttggtgtaacctaatatagTCAAGTTAATTaagttatattaaattatatttaagactaataaaatcaattaatttagatgttactacattaagcacattttttaggtttacCTGATAAAACCAAGCAAACTAAATGTAACTCATCGCTTGTCATGGCTGCTCAGGACAAAAAAACTGGACTTACAttgtaaggccacatccacactactcCGTTTTCATCTGAAAACTCAAGTTTTCATTTTTCttatgtcatcgttttccaaagtatgcaataatgaagagtgtttttttaaatgctccaTTAGGCGAAAATTTATTAATGGGGACGTGGCATAAGTGCCATGCACAATTCTGCTAATTCCTCAAGTGAAATATAAATGTGTTAAGAAAGAAATACTGAGCTTGTGGTTTGCTTTACCATCTTTGCTGGCTAAAGCACTTTGGACTTCATGCCACAGAAGTGTGATTTCCTCATCTGTTGGAGTCTGGTCCAAACAGATACCGTTCTCTCCACATCTGCACCTCCAGTTGTTTGCAAGTGCATCTGGAGGGGAGATGGAATAGATGCCCTTGGACACAGTCTCATGTGTGTAGGTATAATGAGTTGCCGCTGGAGCAAAGAGAGCATCTTTATCTCTTTTAAGGATAGGCATTGTCTGGCTATCTGAATTGTCTTTGTACAGTGCCAGCTCAACTGGCAGACCTGGTTTGCTCTGTACACCATCATCACGGTAGGCTGCCTTGGGGTTGTACACTGGGGACTCGGCTAAGTCACACTCCATAACTTCTGGTTTTGGAGGGGGCCAAGGCACCAAGATCTTCCCCTGGGTCTTGGCCACATGTTGTGCTTCCCTGGCAGACTGTGGTCTGATGATAGTGCCCTTCCTAGCCCGGGACATAATGGGACCCAAGCTGACTCTGGCTGAGCGCACTCTCCGGGGAGTCCGAGGGCCCCCAACGTGAAGGCCTCCTCTTTGGTAAGTGGGCTCCCTTATATTCACTTGCATACGCCGTTCTTGGAGCCCTACATCTGCCCAGGCCTGTCTAGATGATTGGGGCTCACCAGGGCCAGTGAAGGTCTTATCAGAAATATTTTTGGTACCCCTATGAGTAAATTCACATAGTCTGAGTTGTGCAAACCCTgctgcagatctgctgaggggtgtttatgtgtttgttgaGGCGGGTAAGTCTTTACACATTTTGCCCACATCCCCCCATCAACTCCATTTACCTCATCAAACCATCGCAGTTTCTTCTTAACGGTCCTATTTTTCTCTGGCTCATTGAGCTTTGCCCTGGCCAGCTCCACACTGTCCCTAATTAATATGGCCACTTCTTTGGTGAAAAGTAAATGTCTAGGGGTATATGTGAATTTGACATTTCCTGATTTggtttttaaatggtttttaagAATCCTTTCAGGAATCTGACATTGCAGCTATTATGAGCATGATGGGTCACTGGCTCTGATGTTCTTTCTGGTTCCTCTTTATTTCTAGAAGACTTGGACATATAGGCCCTTGCCAATTTGGTGATATCTGTTTCATGTTTAGGATGTGTGGGATCTATTCTTATACTCTCCTCTGTGCTCAGAGATTTGGATTCTCTCTTGAGCCCTGTAGCATTGTCTACATCTGGTTTGTGTTTATGTGACTGTGAAGAACTCAGCGTCTCTATTGTTTTTATGTCTGAGTTCCGGGAACTTGGATCAGTCTGAAAGATTATGCTCAGACCAGCAAACTCTTTGCTGCAGAGTAGAAGGGGTTTGGCGATGAAAACAGGTTGTTGGACTGTCTCCGAGGCGATGACGTTTTTTTGGGGTCTTGGAGCTTAGGGGGATCCATGAGGGAGAACGAGGACTGGGCAGAGTTGGTGCTTTTGTGGGAACAACAAACCAGGTTAGAGCAGCTCACTGATTTAGTGCCATGGGTTTGCTGAGGGTCTCCATTCTCTAAGCTGTCCAGACTAGACAGGCTCTCTGTCTCAC encodes:
- the cep126 gene encoding LOW QUALITY PROTEIN: centrosomal protein of 126 kDa (The sequence of the model RefSeq protein was modified relative to this genomic sequence to represent the inferred CDS: inserted 2 bases in 2 codons; deleted 2 bases in 1 codon): MPALKDTLDSNIAGGQTEDERELLVQQQQYCRARACKLYLETNCRRKALEERRKQWDVQEQRLRENIRQQRRQRVHDATENFQRAHLPLSQRKRPAFNRRTPNLDEALHHFQATLHLCAHQSPFLSSASTISSAYRHLLNTEACAKLMQKKNLSNFKNNQLLFLNETHGTQTVLKEKEQEYLDIPHSETESLSSLDSLENGDPQQTHGTKSVSCSNLVCCSHKSTNSAQSSFSLMDPPKLQDPKNVIASETVQQPVFIAKPLLLCSKEFAGLSIIFQTDPSSRNSDIKTIETLSSSQSHKHKPDVDNATGLKRESKSLSTEESIRIDPTHPKHETDITKLARAYMSKSSRNKEEPERTSEPVTHHAHNSCNVRFLKGXLKNHLKTKSGNVKFTYTPRHLLFTKEVAILIRDSVELARAKLNEPEKNRTVKKKLRWFDEVNGVDGGMWAKCVKTYPPQQTHKHPSADLQQGLHNSDYVNLLIGVXKNISDKTFTGPGEPQSSRQAWADVGLQERRMQVNIREPTYQRGGLHVGGPRTPRRVRSARVSLGPIMSRARKGTIIRPQSAREAQHVAKTQGKILVPWPPPKPEVMECDLAESPVYNPKAAYRDDGVQSKPGLPVELALYKDNSDSQTMPILKRDKDALFAPAATHYTYTHETVSKGIYSISPPDALANNWRCRCGENGICLDQTPTDEEITLLWHEVQSALASKDGDPQSFLTNNGPLSVLPQACASLSHVTINGDSLISGVKGVSRMGGFCLSSSNVRNPVRRQTMESNMVKNRVSVEGSRNQTAGTAQRKPSFPYQVTVPKTPHPNKNGHAADTEEVTDGGHKAVDWSLSDQTSTVPQSQRTPSLCVSTLSLEEQEILQSLDRPNQCLQCQFNLKIYVQDTDGSNTPVKAILALAPAFNQTGESVGVAMRRRDFSADNRTRTQQRY